TAAATCAACTGAATACAGTTCAAGACATTAATTCAACCATGTTGACCGATCAGAAGAAGCTTCATGAACAACTTGAAGCTTTGGAAGCTGAAAAATCAAACTTGTTATTCGAATTCAATGAGATGAAGTCAGATGATAGGGAAAATGAAGTTGATCAGCAACTGACCGAACAGAAAGAACAAACAGCAAATTTGGAAAAACAAATTGAACGTCTAAACGCAGATCTTTCGGATGCAGTTCAAGCTTTGCAAACACAAAAACAGAGCCTTTTAGAAGCGAAGAAAGAGATCGAACAACTTGAACAACAACATCGCCACAAAGACATAGCTCTATCCAAAATGGATGCAAGGATTCAAGAACTCTCTCAAGAAGAACATAAAGATTCATCAGCTTTGGAATCTATGAAAATTGATAACGAACATCTtcaaaagaaaatcaatttgCTTAGCGAAGAAAAAGCAACTCATTTAGAAAAATTAGCAAAACTTGAAAGCGATTTGCTGGCAAACGCCGATTTAGAAAAAACCATTGAATCTTTAAATTTCgaaaagaatgaaattataaaaactcTTCAATCTAAACATTCGGAGAATATGCAATACTATATGGAAATTCAGCGATTAAGTCAATTGCTTCAAACTGCTGAATTAGAAAAGACACAGCTTTCGGCTAAAACTTGTGAGCAATGTGAAAAGTTGGCAGCTAAAATTGCTGCCGATGCTGCAGAAACAGAAAAACTACAAGATCAAATAACGTTCCTTCGTGAAAAATCTGACATCTTGACGAGTAATCTTTTAACCGAACAAACTAATCAGAAATTGCTTCAGCAGGAAAAGGCTGAATTGGCTGAATCGAATTCGAATTTGCGTAAAGATTTAGAGCGTTTACGTGAGCATTTGGTGGAGTTGGAAGAATCGCATACACAGGAAACAATTGAAATGCAGAGCATCATAGATGAAACAAAAGAACAAATGAGCATACTGCAAGGTGAAGTGTCCAAGTCTAGCAATGCTTATACTTCGGCAAggtgagtttaaaaataataatcataaaaaaactTAGCAGAATATTagacaaaattaatttcttgCCGAGTTCGCACGCGAAATGTTCAATTGCGTTTTTGTACTAGGGAtgattttacttttaatttacaCTTGAAGACTTTATCTGATGGTGGAATGCTTTGTAACTAGAAGACAAGGcgaaaagattaaataaaattattcgatatCTCGGTTCGTTTTTGcgtttaagttaaaataaaattatcctGAGATTAATAGAGAGATAATTTTAAATCGTATTAGCGAgttctaaaaatcaatttttttacccATAAATCCATCAAATCGATCCATGATACATATATATTGTAAATTCGACTTTACATAAGaaatttttcgcgatttttgttttaatatattatttttaatttgttatgtAAAATATTCCTGTCGCAAATCTTTTAAGTAATACACTAAATTTCTTtcaatacaatacaaaaatagTGTATTCTAAAATTTGTTCCTATATCAATTTGACCCACTTATTACAACGCAACGTATATTGATAaaataggtgtagaaaaaaatgttacacatacgccacagtgaaccgtAGATGAACTTTATCGAAATTGAATAATTTGGTCAATGAAGTTCATCCTTCAGAAGGTGAATTCGTTCCAATTTTATTACATTAGGTTTGGACTATCATGAAAGCTGCAGTTTTTCAATGCATTTACTCAAATATCTCTTCAAAAGcctattttagaaaaaaaaaatttagacacGGGTatttaagaatacaaaattgatattaagagcctaaaaccatttttaaaacaGTGCCAAAGTGATTGGTCAGGGAAACACTTATAATAAGTTTTTGTCAATAACTAGTTCTTAAGGGCTAATATCTCTGAAGACTGGAAAATtcggatatttttaaaaattttaaacatttttggcaTGATAAGTTCGACACTTTTGTCTGAAAAGTTAGGATATTCATTGGGCAAGAACCATAAACAACTCTGCTAAAAATCAGAACTGCAAGATTTAAGGTACCGTCAAAAGTATACGGTTACTGTTGGTTGTTTTTTAGTGGGCTAaacatttgttaaaaaaattataaatatttttttctggtacTCTTTATAGTCCTTTAGATACttgccatttttgaaaatttaattttatcttctcagtCTTAGTATTTTAATTAATACTCTAATAATACCACTGTAGTGTACTTATCCGGAGGTGAAAAATAGACCTTCTAGAATATCAGTTAAAACAGAGATCTTCACAAATCCGTTGCAAGTTATCCTTATTTACCATTGTTCAGCTTAGGAAGACACCTCGAAGATTTATCTGTCTATTCAAAATAATACAAGTAATGACTCCAAATctttttaagaagatttttttcaattttatcattaacaatttaaatttagatAACGTTAACTGATAATAGATTATAATAAGTCTTTTACTTTCATTGTTTCCTTTGATATGAAATATTAGCttgttaatttctttgtttctatttttttattttatcacaaTAGCATTGAACTTTGTAATTTCCTAAATTAATTAAGGTTCATTTTTGTGTCTGATAAAAATGAATCAGTCAAGCTCAAGGTTATGTTTGCAATCTAGACATATTTAtgataactttttaaaaattccatgacaattttcgtttatatttcaatttttgctaCTCTGCCCGATTCGGTAAAATCGATtcatctttaattttatttatggaaaatattgtttgtttttataaaatccCTTAtcacaaaaactgttaaaaactgaaaactagaattttttgtagttttctaaatttttaaattttcaaaatttaaatttgtgggaaatttttaaattaagtagaaaatattttaccatGTTGGTTAAGTTTGAATAAACAATAATAACCACCAAAACGTAAATGTAAAATGAATGTACATAGTTAGAGGCGCGTCAAACCGACTTATCTATGCCATAAAGTCTATCTTCGTACCTCAACTTATATTTAAAACATGTCACAAACTTGCTTCGACATAAAACTCATTAAAAAAGGGGGACAAACCAAACTTTACCAGGCACGGCAATTAACATTCGATATTTAGAACTCTACCTTGTGTCACGGCAATAGCAACTTTTATCACTTTACCCTGACTAATTACCGAAACAGATACAATAGCAACCAAacaaagaccaaaaaaaaaaaaaaacaaaaaaaaagcccaCAAACTCTTATCTTTTCAGAACATTTGTCACGAGTGCCTTTTTTTGCACCACATAGGtgataggtaggtaggtaggtgaCTTACCAATAGCAATTTACCTTCGAATAGTCTCATTTCATCGCTTGCGCGCCTCTCATAagctattatttaaaatttaatggctaaattattttcaattctcCACCTCCTCCTCCATTTCTCGATAGTATTCGTGCCAATCAGCATGCTGAAACCTTGCAGGCGCAATATGCACTAGTTACACAACAACGTGATGAATTAGTTGCCAAGCTGAGCTTAGCCGAAGATCGTGAATCGAAAAATCAAGCTGCACTTGTTAACCTACAATGTGCATTGGAGCAGTTCCAAAAtggtaaattaaatatttttaaaatccatatttttgtttaaaataatttaattttattttgcagataaagataatgaaattaaaattgccACTCAAAAACTTCGGCGTGATCTGAAATTGGAGCAATCAAAGCAAAAGAAGCTAGAAGATGATATTGCATCTTTAAATCAACAACTAGCCGATGCCAATCAAGGATTACGAGCGGCTTCTAGGCTTTCCGATCAACTAGAAAGCTCACAGATGGCTATTGCCAAACTGAATGAAGAAGGTGAGTATTTAATTTCTCACCTCCGCATACATGAGATTTCAGTACTCCACACACACATTTTTGAAAGTATCTAACAAATATTCATGCAAccgttttttgtgaaaaaatttcaGTGGGATTgatatcatttttaaataatttccaaaaaattaaaaaaatatgtttcgataaaaaaaaactatccaaaaTTTGCTAACAAAATATGCATGGCCCTCATAATATATTATATTACTATGGTTCTTAGAGGTAAATATCAGCTGGTAATTctgggatttaaaaaattgcaatcacTCGGAATTTCAGTTGGTATGCACTTTTTTGAAATCCAAAATTTACACACATAAAAAAACCACAAgttcatatttaaaataaaacaaaatacaatttaaaaaacaaaatgtatttcaataaaatttaagtttgtgcactaaaaaaagaaactaataacatgtttttgtaaatttctttttgtaatcaaaatttatgtatgtttttcttctttttttgttgcaatttttttttttttcaatatctcattctttttataaaaaagagtgagtgttgtttttaattttgtatatgtatttgtttaaattttttttcttgtgtttggCAAAATGAAGTAGACTAATTAACACACATTATTTCTGGTAACCGCacatgcttttttatttttttttttgcacaccaatgtatgtatttttattgaaacattgtcaaaaaagcaaacaatgGGCCATAATTACGATAACAAAGAAAATTGTAAAGGTATATTAATTACCAGATTATCAGCAATTAGCattctttattaattttgtattcagaGAGTTTCTTGACATCTCTCACCTGAATAACCACTGACAGTAACAGATATTAAAGttgatcgaattcaattaaATACTTAGGGCAAACAATTCTGGAAATCTTTATTCCTCCAAATCTATTTCATCTCTTTCAAAGTATTCTCTAATCAATTCAATAGACCTTTGCCAATATTTGACTTAAAAGTCTGAAAAGTCCTTCAGTTTCTTCTTCGACTCAGATTGTATCTCTTCTATCGGctcaaaacagaattttgcaaataGCCAATATTCGTTATGGTCGTTGTAGTTTTTCGCAAGATTATTTTGAATAACAAGACTATTttgtggaataaaaaaaaaaaattgagttttcttACGCAAGAATGGTCTTTCAAAATATCTTTCTCATTTTCCAATATGATCAATAAATGGTCCAACTTTAACTAATTAAATCGATGATTTCCGAGcaccaatttttgatttgattgaCATGTTGCTCATCAGTCATCGCTTAATATAGTTGTTCGCCTTGGGTGTTAAACTTTTTCTAGGTcctttttgaacattttaaacCATTCTTGTAGTTTGTATTTTCGATTGTTCCAAAGGCCGTTTGTGTCGTTCCGCACACCAAAGTCATTGAATTTAAGAAAGTTCTACCAATCAATCAAGGCATAACTTGTAGTACACAATTTTATAACTTGTTCATTTATCACAACTTCTACTTGTATTCATCTCATAGGAAATAGTTCAGCATCTTTTCTCcaataaaagaaatttctaTCTTGGAGATTTCTAGCGAAAGCAGACGTAACAAGTTTCTACCTACTCGAAAAAAAGTTCCGAGTTGTTGGACTAGCGGGTccttatgccgacttttcacgagtctaTTTTttccgtgcggcgaagctttttggcgtaagtcgactcgtgtgaacgttaGCAGCAGGTGACTAAACTGACAATCCCCATAGAAGAATCCTAGTCGTCTTCGGCCTTGCGACATATCGTGcgactaaaatcgactcgttaaAAGTCGGCATTAACTCGCTAGTCTCTGTATTAACAAAATGACCCAGGTCCCAGGAGCTCCAAGTAGTAGTGTCTTCGCACAATCCACTGTCACTCAAAATTTTCAAGGAGCTGCAAATTTAACTTATTCGACATTTGTACAGAGCAATCCTGCCTTATGTTTTTGAAAGCATTTCTTACTTAGCCTATATATTTCTAGTACGTACATATTATATTGTTTTACACTCAACATTTTTTATACGATACTTCCAAAATCCGTAGTTAGAGGACCAAAAAGGATGCTTTTCCTTCAACCACTGGTTATCGGTAATAAACATGAGGATCAAATGCAAAAGAAATACGCTTCTGATCGATCACTATTCactttgttggtttttttttttttttttgttaagttaaaGCCTAAGTTAAACTGAACGGTACTTCCAAAAACTAGTTAGTTTATCaaataaaagaacaaaacttctttttcttttgctGCAATGTATTAATACTTCCTGATATAAGGTAAAATAGGCTAAAAATGTTCCTCCCTTTCTGATATATAATTTTCCGCTAAAACCTTGCATTATGTCTATCATGTTCAAAGTAGCTAATATTTAGCATCAAGTGAAAAAACTCATCATTATTCGTTTTACAAtcacatttttgtttcttattcaCTTGGTAGAATTTAGAGAAATACACCAAAACCATTTTTCCaatctattttgtgtttttttttcttcatataatattatttctttacaataatttttaataatttctgattttgttttattatttattatctttaacgtattatatttttttctatttgtgtGTTTCGTCGTCAAAATcgttgttttgttatttatgattttccaaaaaatgacGAGTAACAAGGCAATCTCAATTTGTAACTGtgagaaatttttgtttgtatctacTCACGTTACAGGGTGGGATTACCTCATACTCGTTACGCTCTTCaacttaagttttatttttttttttcgttaagttTATTATAACTTTGCTTGATTCTattgtgttgtattttttttgtatagttataattgatttgtttatttttttttttcaaaatttaaaaattaaaagcatgaatataaataataataaaaattaacaaaaattaaaaaaataaaattatgtgcATCGAACTAACAgggaatgaaaaaattatattcggTTGCCCAGGTGAGTATTACATCAGGTACTggtgtaaatattttaaaaacctaaCCAGTACCTATGTCATACTTTTCCTAGGCGAAACGAGAATGCTGCATGAGAAcgagataaaaataataacaagtctaaaaaacaaaaacaaaacgcaAATCAacataattaaaatataaaattaaaataataaagtgcatttttaataaataaataaataatttttatttaaattttaattttttttatatatttttccttttttatttgaatggttgaaatattttctaattaaattttttctttttattatgtAATTTAACACTAAATAGTTGGCAAACTAATGGATAAAAATTCATCACTTAGTGAAGAGCTGAAAAAGAGTGAATCTAGTCAAACGGATAAGATCGAAAAAAATCTTATCAAGAGTCTTGTGATCGGATATGTGGTTAGTGGCAATATCAACGACAAAAATCAGGTTTTACGCATGATAACCGCTGTCTTGGACTTTAATCAAGCCGAAACGGATAAAGTTGGATTGAATAAGCAACAATCAACGTGGTTTGGTTCGATTATACCACCAATTCCaggtaatttcaaaaatgtatatagacTTGTctacctttttgtttttttgcgatcgaatttttttaacttttcttttccATAAcccaatttttctttattaaccTAACTCTATTTCATAGGCACTCAAACAAAAGACAATCTTGTTCAAGCCTTTGTACATTTCCTTGAACAAGAATCACAACCCAGACCTAAATCAAATAATGTGCCCAATCTATTGAATTTAACCACCCAGagtacaacaacaacatcaaatcCGAGTGGCGGACCGTCTGGGTCATCAACAAGTGCAAGTAGAAAATCATCAAACTGTGATCCCATGGTTAGGCCATCAACAGCGGGTGTAGTTCAACCAATCCTACTTAATACAACAGTCCTAGATGATTTTACTCCTTCGAGAAATTCCAGTTCAATACTTAAGGATATCCTCAGTGATTCCTGATacaatatataattttaaaaaaatattccaagatGTAcacataaaataattatttaataaaaaaaagtatacatttaTTAAGCTCTGTGAATGTgagaattgataaaaaaaattatcacatgtttttttataattgattaaaataaaaatataaataaaatacatatatatcaaatataattgtaattaattaaaaaaaaatcttcttattttttttgttatgtttttaaaaaacttatcaaCAGACTTAGTTTAATGTGTTCAAcacaaataaaacataaaactttaaatttcaatcatatgatcaaaaattcacatATACAAATGCATCAAATTTTCTTAGTACGAAAGTagttatttttacttaaatgtCAATATCTGCTGTGAAATGGTCCCATGTTTGTATTTCTTCATAAAGTTTTCTTCCGGGGCTTTCTGTTGGAGTGCATTGGCAATGGCCAATTAATTTGTAATCTGGTGCAATATATCCTTGCTCGACGCCCCTTTAagataaaaaaccaaaatttatagTTAAAATTTAGTTGATTAAAATCCATATTTAAGTTATGTATGTacctttttatgatttttttacacGCTGCCAGACTTCTCGCAGGCGGTAGATCTCGCATAAAGCATCCAATAAATGAAATGCCTACAGATATATGATTGTATCCTTTTGCGTGTGCACCAACATGACCCCAtccttaataaaataataaatataaaaaaattccaagtaGATATTAAGAAATGTATAATTGTTAATATAACAATGTAAAACCATAAATCTAACATATTCTGAATATAATCTTccggcaattttttttttttcagaaagagGCTCCCAATTGAAAAATTTAGGAAACTTCGTcgacttttcaatttttcttctttcataactaaaattcaagcaaaaagaGAACAAACATTAGGGAATTTTGTACGATTTTACCCAAAAACGATTCTACCCAATTTtcagataaatgaaaaaaaaaacttttaatgcaCTTTTTCTTTCAAGAGTCGCCAAATTTTTCAACTTGAtatacagctgtgttcaaaataatagtagtgcctgcatcaaaataacattttttataattacggtgcttctacggttaaaaatttagtttctttgatgtcaaagtttgtaacggtcaattactaaaatgtatcatagttttaaaatgaaaaagaaggttccaaataatttttcattgacttttggttgttctttctaatttgacctgttcaaaataatagtagttaaagttatttttgaagaatttaaaagcggtttataatatagaatatttatttttggtttaaaagtaagtactcatataatatgaacaatttttcaacaaaaaacgatttgtttcggttttaatctatttaaagttcgaagagcaaaacactgcagttcggataacggaaacttttacgaaagctgcttgaagaagggaaaacctacttggaaattcaaggttatataaggatgctcccctacaatggtagccaatgcaataaactcaacgaaaaacccgaaacgtgcggtagaaaaagaaaaaagaccgtcgtagatgacaggcgtattgtccagatgagcaaagttgagccttctgcatcgtcgtttcaaatccagaaggctttaagcctggattgcagtgcagtgaacattcggaggcgactgttagagactaatttgtacgcttgaagttcaCATAAAGTAccgctgttaacaaagaaatatgttaaaatactaaaattttcgaccctccatgtttaactttttccgtcgtatactttggaacatattccgtattgggtggacgtcggacgtattctggagatccagtaccaccaaagaggacaaatttgctcgcatcagtaaacaatatgttacgctATTACTTCGCTGGCCAGTTTATGTAatcttttacaaactggatacgctttttaacatgtttcacagaacttttcgtggacttcaagcgtacaaattagtctctaacagtcgcctccgaatgttcactgcactgcaatccaggcttaaagccttctggatttgaaacgacgatgcagaaggctcaactttgctcatctggacaatacgcctgtcatctacgacggtcttttttctttttctaccgcacgtttcgggtttttcgttgagtttattgcattggctaccattgtaggggagcatccttatataaccttgaatttccaagtaggttttcccttcttcaagcagctt
This DNA window, taken from Episyrphus balteatus chromosome 2, idEpiBalt1.1, whole genome shotgun sequence, encodes the following:
- the LOC129910558 gene encoding girdin translates to MAWFNSGLNSIKGQLSNLAQEVLADADREEETIDTIQALDQAQTQCEELAKICSERDLEIASLRKQIAELQSRVSDTSVSSGEKSTKSVGLKNVSLEDSWYWADNAATNSSESDNEKRPPQAERLKKLQKQNKALNEKILRLEEENNQLNVNLEELDTEHQLAIQNVLELKSDIQQKYTALSSDYEALKKEHASKFLSTENDIESLRKKYDNLQVSYTKYVEENVELKAKVEKLNSEVANQSVEQNNLKDLLGEKDKNITQLEDELKQKTESENEEKSLLDEKIDELTKELELLRNSQLTPEKKLSESSSGKQSVDDDFIVVPVLETDPQVAVATDKKQELEEKIDQLNNQIAELLAENSTYQSKIQDLEMEKSLSVSQLEMSIEELKVKLGRSERELNGLQERFGVLDSEKQKIDGTFVEQKALAQRLLKENHSLKLEMETINENMTKCEANASDVESKLMMENVDLQKKLIDMESSLNQTSTSSGSSSDLDHIKNLLATYTKIELNEANKDTVESAFKQIRDKIWQIEVLEKNLSQMSEEILDLQENKLSWDHEKKTLEADIGQYIIQCDELMKNNEILLNELENYKRNKLETISENNEENLLLLENQLDECRSLNTTLEEEYRELNDKISELENEKQELVNQLNTVQDINSTMLTDQKKLHEQLEALEAEKSNLLFEFNEMKSDDRENEVDQQLTEQKEQTANLEKQIERLNADLSDAVQALQTQKQSLLEAKKEIEQLEQQHRHKDIALSKMDARIQELSQEEHKDSSALESMKIDNEHLQKKINLLSEEKATHLEKLAKLESDLLANADLEKTIESLNFEKNEIIKTLQSKHSENMQYYMEIQRLSQLLQTAELEKTQLSAKTCEQCEKLAAKIAADAAETEKLQDQITFLREKSDILTSNLLTEQTNQKLLQQEKAELAESNSNLRKDLERLREHLVELEESHTQETIEMQSIIDETKEQMSILQGEVSKSSNAYTSASIRANQHAETLQAQYALVTQQRDELVAKLSLAEDRESKNQAALVNLQCALEQFQNDKDNEIKIATQKLRRDLKLEQSKQKKLEDDIASLNQQLADANQGLRAASRLSDQLESSQMAIAKLNEEVGKLMDKNSSLSEELKKSESSQTDKIEKNLIKSLVIGYVVSGNINDKNQVLRMITAVLDFNQAETDKVGLNKQQSTWFGSIIPPIPGTQTKDNLVQAFVHFLEQESQPRPKSNNVPNLLNLTTQSTTTTSNPSGGPSGSSTSASRKSSNCDPMVRPSTAGVVQPILLNTTVLDDFTPSRNSSSILKDILSDS